Proteins from a genomic interval of Stenotrophomonas maltophilia R551-3:
- the prpF gene encoding 2-methylaconitate cis-trans isomerase PrpF — MNFLPQLRIPATYMRGGTSKGVFFRLQDLPEAAQVPGAARDALLMRVIGSPDPYGKQTDGMGGATSSTSKCVIISTASVPDHDVDYLYGQVAIDTAFVDWSGNCGNLSTAVGPFAIANGLIDPARVPRDGLCTVRIWQANIGKTIIAHVPMRDGEVQEIGDFELDGVTFPAAEIQLEFIDPSDDGDAGAMFPTGNLVDTLEVPGVGSFEVTMITAGIPTIFLNAADLGYSGTELQPAINEDKAALQKFETIRAHGALRMGLIKNLEDAATRQHTPKVAFVAPAQDYVSSSGKAIPASAIDLHARALSMGKLHHAMMGTAAVAIGTAAAIPGTLVNRAAGGGEREAVTFGHPSGTLRVGAQAGLVDGQWTVTKAIMSRSARVLMEGKVRVPAE, encoded by the coding sequence ATGAATTTTCTTCCGCAACTCCGAATTCCCGCCACCTACATGCGCGGCGGCACCAGCAAGGGCGTGTTCTTCCGCCTGCAGGACCTGCCCGAGGCCGCGCAGGTGCCGGGCGCCGCGCGTGACGCGCTGCTGATGCGCGTGATCGGTTCGCCCGATCCGTATGGCAAGCAGACCGATGGCATGGGCGGCGCCACCTCCAGCACCAGCAAGTGCGTGATCATCTCCACTGCCTCTGTGCCGGATCACGATGTCGACTATCTGTACGGTCAGGTGGCGATCGACACCGCCTTCGTCGATTGGAGCGGCAACTGCGGCAATCTCAGCACTGCGGTGGGTCCGTTCGCAATCGCCAACGGTCTGATCGATCCGGCCCGGGTACCGCGTGACGGCCTGTGCACCGTACGCATCTGGCAGGCCAACATCGGCAAGACCATCATCGCCCACGTGCCGATGCGCGATGGCGAAGTGCAGGAGATCGGCGATTTCGAGCTGGACGGCGTGACCTTCCCGGCGGCCGAGATCCAGCTGGAATTCATCGATCCGTCCGATGACGGCGATGCGGGTGCGATGTTCCCGACCGGCAATCTGGTCGATACCCTGGAAGTGCCCGGCGTGGGCAGCTTCGAGGTGACCATGATCACCGCTGGCATCCCGACGATCTTCCTCAACGCTGCCGATCTGGGCTACAGCGGCACCGAGCTGCAGCCGGCGATCAATGAGGACAAGGCCGCACTGCAGAAGTTCGAGACCATCCGCGCGCATGGCGCGCTGCGCATGGGTCTGATCAAGAACCTGGAAGATGCGGCAACCCGCCAGCACACGCCGAAGGTCGCCTTCGTGGCGCCGGCGCAGGACTATGTGTCATCCAGCGGCAAGGCCATTCCGGCCTCGGCCATCGACCTGCATGCGCGCGCACTGTCGATGGGCAAGCTGCACCACGCGATGATGGGCACCGCCGCCGTGGCGATCGGCACTGCCGCGGCGATTCCGGGCACTCTGGTCAATCGTGCGGCCGGTGGTGGCGAGCGCGAGGCGGTGACCTTCGGCCACCCCTCCGGCACGCTGCGCGTGGGCGCGCAGGCCGGTCTCGTTGACGGCCAGTGGACGGTGACCAAGGCCATCATGAGCCGCAGCGCCCGCGTGCTGATGGAAGGCAAGGTGCGGGTGCCGGCCGAGTAA
- a CDS encoding type II toxin-antitoxin system RelE/ParE family toxin, which yields MKAIEWRPRAETDAADAALWYARQGGLALGQRFLAELEATLQRIAMFPASGSVRHADLAAQLPALLRFMQVPGFERYLVYYLDLPDRVDVMRVWCVDRGLDALMQDIS from the coding sequence GTGAAGGCGATTGAATGGAGGCCCCGGGCCGAGACAGACGCAGCCGACGCCGCGCTGTGGTACGCACGACAGGGAGGGCTGGCACTGGGTCAGCGCTTTCTCGCCGAGCTGGAGGCCACGCTTCAACGTATTGCGATGTTCCCTGCGTCAGGTTCCGTCCGCCATGCCGACCTCGCCGCACAGTTGCCGGCACTCCTGCGCTTCATGCAGGTTCCGGGCTTTGAACGCTATCTCGTCTACTACCTCGATCTGCCGGACCGCGTGGACGTCATGCGGGTGTGGTGCGTTGATCGTGGCCTTGACGCACTGATGCAAGACATTTCCTGA
- a CDS encoding type II toxin-antitoxin system ParD family antitoxin, translating to MATMNISLTDPLKQFVDEEVREGGYSSTSDYVRDLIRQRQRSKAEELLKQLIAEGLASGPAVPVTAATFERMRRELTERMEREGD from the coding sequence ATGGCCACCATGAACATTTCGCTGACCGATCCGCTCAAGCAGTTCGTGGACGAAGAAGTGCGCGAAGGCGGCTACTCCAGCACGTCGGACTATGTGCGTGACCTGATCCGCCAGCGCCAGCGCAGCAAGGCTGAAGAGCTGCTCAAGCAGCTGATTGCCGAGGGGCTGGCTTCTGGGCCTGCCGTTCCGGTGACTGCGGCCACATTCGAGCGGATGCGTCGCGAGCTGACCGAAAGGATGGAGCGTGAAGGCGATTGA